The DNA segment GATTAATCTATGGAAAGGTATTGGATCTTTTAAGTCACATAGCAATGTACGAACATGGATTTATCGTGTTGCCCTCAATACTTGCATCTCTGCTGATAGAAAGAAGAGAAAGTTTTCTACAATACCTCTTACCATGGATGTCAATATCTTTGAAGATAAGGATGAGGCTACCTTTCAGGTAAAGAAGTTACATGATAGGATTAACAAGTTGCAACCATTTGATAGAGCAATCGTGTTACTTTGGCTTGAGAATATCAGTTATGATGAGATCGGAGCCATCATAGGCATATCTACCACTAATGTAGCGTCACGTTTGTTGAGGATAAAAGAAAAACTAAAAAGTATGTCTAACGATTAAAAATTATTGAAATGGAATGTCTTAATGAAAATATGGAGCTTGAACAGCTCAGAGAACAATTGTCGATATTAAAGAGCAAATTAGAGAAAGAGACAATAGTAAACGACCGTTTGATGAGAAATGCAATGAAAAATAAAGCAAAGAACATCACTCGTAATGGTTGGATAATTTCTATCATAGCAATGATAGGCATACCTTATTGTACATGGGCTAATAGGTATCTTCTTAATATGTCATGGTGGTTTGTTGTTGTAACAGATATATTCTTCTTGATTGCTATTATCTATAATTATTTCACGTATAAGCATATACATGCTAATCAGCTTATGGAGGGGAATCTTGTTGATGTTAGTAGTGATATTATAAGGATGAAACGTATGCATTTTAATTGGCTTAAGTTCAGTATACCATTCATGATATTGTGGCTGTCATGGTTTATTGTAGAAAATCTTGACGCATACGATGCAAAGTACGTATTAATCGGTGTAATTTTTGGATGCATTATAGGCGGCATTCTGGGTATCTCATTTTTCAGACGCGATAGACGAATGATGTCCGAAATCCTTGATCAGATAAAAGACTTGACCGAGAACGATTGAACTTTATGATAATGTATTTTCATATAATGTGAAAGTATCATGTACCAGACTGCTATCTTTTATATTATTGATATATAATGCTATAGGAGTATCACCCTTTAAAAAAGAAAAAATATCTTTGAAAAAATAGTTGCATTTGAAAAAGAATTCATATATTTGCGATTGTTATAATTACTGTCTTGTTATAAAGAGATAAGTTTCAAGATAATATTATATGTTAGATACTAACCCAAAATACTAATTTAAAGCATTACGATTATGACAAAGCAAAAACAAGTTTACCGCTGTAATATTTGCGGAAACATCGTAGAGGTGGTTAATCCAGCAGGAGGTACACTATCATGTTGCGGTCAGCCTATGGAACTTTTGGAAGAGAACACTAAAGATGCTGCTTTAGAGAAACATGTTCCTATCATTGAGAAAATACACGGTGGATATAAAGTAACAGTTGGTGCTGTTGAGCATCCTATGATGGAAGAACATTATATCATGTGGATTGAATTGATAACAGAAGATAGAGTGTATCGTAAATATCTGAAACCGGGTGATAAGCCTACTGCTACTTTCATGACTGATGCAACAGACGTTAAAGCTCGTGAATATTGCAATTTGCACGGACACTGGATGTCTAAATAGAGCAAATATATTAATAACAGCTGCTTGTCGTATATAATAATTCATTGTCTGTTATAATTCTTAGCCAAATTTGTATACCTTTGTATTCAATTAAGTTTATATCAAATGGACAGTGTACTTATTATAGATGATGAACAACAGATACGCAGACTTTTGTCTCGTATAATAGAACTAGAGGGTTATGAGGTCTTACAGGCTGCTGATTGCAATTCGGCAATGAAGCAGTTAAGGCTTCATAATCCTCAAGTTACTTTATGTGATGTCTTCTTACCGGATGGAAACGGCGTGGATTTTGTAAAGACCATAAAGAAGTCTAATCCTGAAACAGAAGTGATATTACTTACTGCCCATGGAAATATTCATGACGGTGTACAGGCCATAAAAAATGGAGCTTTTGATTATATAACCAAGGGTGATGATAACAATAAAATAATTCCACTCATCAACCGTGCTATGGAAGAGGCGAAAGGTAAAACTGATACAACTAAAACTCTTCAAGTAAATGGACAATATACATTTGATAGCATCTGTGGAAATTCTAAAAGCATACAACAGGCTATCTCATTAGCCCAAAAGGCTTCAACAACAGACGTAAGTATACTTCTTAATGGTGAGACTGGCACAGGTAAGGAAGTCTTTGCACAGGCGATACACAATGGAAGCAAGCGAAGTGGAAAACCATTTGTGGCTATTAACTGTTCGGCATTCAGTAAAGATCTGCTCGAAAGTGAACTGTTTGGTTTTAAGGCCGGGGCGTTTACAGGAGCTATGAAAGAGAAGAAAGGACTCTTTCAGATGGCGGATAAAGGAACTCTGTTTTTAGATGAAATAGGAGAAATGGCATTTGAGTTGCAGGCAAAGTTATTGCGCGTTTTAGAAACAGGCGAGTATATAATGCTGGGGGATACCCAGACCACAAAAGTAGATGTTAGGATAATCTCTGCCACCAATCGTAATCTAACCCATGAAATAGAACAGCAGAATTTCCGTGAGGATCTATACTACAGATTATCTGTATTTCAAATACCCTTGCCACCATTACGCGAGCGGACAGAAGACATTGAACCGCTTGCTCAACATTTTATAAATTATTTTAAGAGTAAGTCAGGGAAGAAAATTGTAACAATGACTCCTGAATACCTTAATGCCTTGAAATCATTTAAGTGGAAAGGGAATATTCGTGAATTGCGCAATGTTATAGAACGGAGTATTATTGTTGGTAATGAAGACCTTACTTTACAAGATTTGCCGATAGAAATGCAAACTAAAAAAGAAGAAACTCATACTGAGTTTGAATTGGCTCAGATGGAGAAAAGACACATAACCAGAGTCCTTCAATATACCAAGGGAAATAAGACGGAAGCGTCACGCTTGTTGAAAATAGGACTGACTACTCTTTATAGAAAGATAGAAGAATACGGTATATCATAATCAATTATAGTTTAGATTCATACCATTTTGAAAATTTCACCCTTTCAAAATGAAAAGGTGAAATTTTTTTCATATTTATGTTATATCTGTATTTTGCTTAATATAAGCG comes from the Xylanibacter oryzae DSM 17970 genome and includes:
- a CDS encoding sigma-54-dependent transcriptional regulator, yielding MDSVLIIDDEQQIRRLLSRIIELEGYEVLQAADCNSAMKQLRLHNPQVTLCDVFLPDGNGVDFVKTIKKSNPETEVILLTAHGNIHDGVQAIKNGAFDYITKGDDNNKIIPLINRAMEEAKGKTDTTKTLQVNGQYTFDSICGNSKSIQQAISLAQKASTTDVSILLNGETGTGKEVFAQAIHNGSKRSGKPFVAINCSAFSKDLLESELFGFKAGAFTGAMKEKKGLFQMADKGTLFLDEIGEMAFELQAKLLRVLETGEYIMLGDTQTTKVDVRIISATNRNLTHEIEQQNFREDLYYRLSVFQIPLPPLRERTEDIEPLAQHFINYFKSKSGKKIVTMTPEYLNALKSFKWKGNIRELRNVIERSIIVGNEDLTLQDLPIEMQTKKEETHTEFELAQMEKRHITRVLQYTKGNKTEASRLLKIGLTTLYRKIEEYGIS
- a CDS encoding RNA polymerase sigma factor — translated: METLQKEFAQIVKENKDTIYTVCYMFSNDSEDINDLFQEVLINLWKGIGSFKSHSNVRTWIYRVALNTCISADRKKRKFSTIPLTMDVNIFEDKDEATFQVKKLHDRINKLQPFDRAIVLLWLENISYDEIGAIIGISTTNVASRLLRIKEKLKSMSND
- a CDS encoding desulfoferrodoxin yields the protein MTKQKQVYRCNICGNIVEVVNPAGGTLSCCGQPMELLEENTKDAALEKHVPIIEKIHGGYKVTVGAVEHPMMEEHYIMWIELITEDRVYRKYLKPGDKPTATFMTDATDVKAREYCNLHGHWMSK